A genomic window from Methanobrevibacter sp. TLL-48-HuF1 includes:
- a CDS encoding Ig-like domain-containing protein encodes MSYYSSFTETVVTIINSIFENNKGTLWGKPGHGGAIYFFGPGILNVANTTFKNNFVNSSFGNGGAVYLAGNSKLAIFDNCKFINNSGGSGGAIGAYCAGDIIVTNSIFENNTASDNKGSCIYDNQVNPKYLTLSVGNNIYINNSPANNTIHTEGKVNFVDLDGTTRINADNIDMDYGDDKNFTVTLTDSEGNPLAAQQIIITLTDYYKNVTTFMVKTNSQGQAILSLKNQHPGRYSVVSKFEGSGKYTAIDITNSIKIMSKEDMSLILDKTHVVMSEGDSVIITGYMVDYYWEPSNAFDGSEFYVIWKTHTGSTHSIRGGMFVEDGKIVFDLSDCHLSSQDELYYVTFVVTTDDYGDFNATVEVDMSKIMPPVPEDIDVIYVAKNGSDVTGTGRESNPLATVQMALYVNGQLGGNKTIFVKEGIYDISIYTLYDNVTVIGQYNKTVFRQTMGKMGMFMIDQGTRANFTNITFINGYTTPNPYSLLTIRYNSVVNIDNCIFRNNTCLSGGAIAVSQGAIANINNSIFENNKAILITSEGGAIWVYEATLNVYNSLFYNNTACDGGAIYFGHGSLSRIVNTTFDNNTAYKTTLTIGGGGAIYATSQVDITIDNSTFVNNYADLNAGAIFLDGSNMTITKSYFENNMVKNDGTAKATDIGSDQTYPVFLNVTYSVFIPKNSYLYQISLSGYADEYYVDIDGNYWGSNSKGRSNEPIHNWVIIQASTDDSLIEVGDNAVITVEFKGKSQEGIFDLNGSVHDFNVDLTPSLNNVNPAAVTIVDNVAKTNYTAAKEGLEKINFTDVNNKVVYVYSFDVEKHIDRTNSTLTADNLVMYYLDGSKFIAKLVDVNGTPIADATVKFIINGVTYERITDANGTASLNIKLLDGLYNITSVFEGNRYSYGSSVNNTISVKPVATSMTVSASDIFVGDEAVITAKLNVTEGIVLFNVNGATQYVNVTDGIATLRLNNLANGVYNVTAKYDKFKGYLGCENVTSFTVNKVSNYKFNASVNDVKIGEDVTVNVELPVDATGDVVAIVNDKNYTAKAVDGSANITISGLSTGNYNIAITYNGDGKYTKNTINKTVNVNKNNVNFIVADLEKYMGGSEKLEAILLDVNGKAIVNGTVIFTINGKDYVKYTNENGSAFMNIGLKTGIYNVSVKFNGTKDYNSAAVNATVTVKSTVIGHDIVKMFRNGTQYSALFLDGNGNALVNTTVKFNINGVFYTKSTNDKGIATLNIQLLPKEYIITNYNLVTGEENSNKVTVKSLLVDNHNLVKYYLNESSYTLKVIGKDGKVAAGQEVTFNINGVFYQRVSNDDGVVSLGIKLRPCTYIVTAEYEGCWVSNNITVLPTLITKDLDMKYLDGSNFTAQTLDGQGKALAKQNISFNVNGVFYHKTTDENGIANLNIRLNPGKYIITSIWNEYQVGNNITIKS; translated from the coding sequence TTGTCTTATTATTCTTCTTTTACTGAAACTGTTGTAACAATTATAAATTCTATTTTTGAAAATAACAAAGGAACTTTATGGGGAAAACCAGGTCATGGTGGTGCTATTTATTTCTTTGGTCCGGGTATTTTAAATGTAGCAAATACTACTTTTAAAAATAATTTTGTTAATTCAAGTTTTGGTAATGGTGGAGCTGTTTATCTTGCTGGAAACAGTAAATTAGCTATTTTTGATAATTGTAAATTTATTAACAATTCAGGAGGTAGCGGTGGAGCTATTGGAGCTTATTGTGCTGGCGATATTATTGTTACAAATTCTATTTTTGAAAATAACACTGCATCAGATAACAAAGGAAGCTGTATTTACGATAACCAAGTAAATCCAAAATATTTAACTTTAAGTGTAGGAAATAACATTTATATTAATAACTCTCCGGCAAACAACACTATTCATACTGAAGGTAAAGTTAATTTTGTTGATTTAGACGGTACTACCAGAATAAATGCAGATAATATTGATATGGATTATGGTGATGATAAAAACTTTACAGTTACTTTAACTGACAGTGAAGGTAATCCTTTAGCTGCTCAACAAATTATTATAACTTTAACTGATTATTACAAAAATGTAACTACTTTTATGGTTAAAACCAATAGTCAGGGTCAAGCTATTTTATCACTTAAAAACCAACATCCTGGAAGATATTCTGTTGTTTCAAAATTTGAAGGAAGTGGAAAATACACTGCAATCGATATAACAAATTCTATTAAAATCATGTCTAAAGAAGACATGTCTCTTATTTTAGATAAAACTCATGTTGTAATGTCTGAAGGTGACTCTGTTATTATAACCGGTTATATGGTTGATTATTACTGGGAACCTTCCAATGCATTTGATGGCAGTGAATTCTATGTAATTTGGAAAACACACACTGGATCTACTCATTCTATACGTGGTGGAATGTTTGTAGAAGATGGTAAAATTGTATTTGATTTGTCTGATTGTCATTTAAGCAGTCAGGATGAATTATATTATGTAACATTTGTAGTAACAACTGATGACTACGGAGATTTCAATGCTACTGTAGAAGTGGATATGTCTAAAATCATGCCGCCTGTACCTGAAGATATTGATGTTATCTATGTTGCTAAAAACGGTAGTGATGTAACAGGTACCGGTAGAGAATCTAATCCATTAGCTACTGTTCAGATGGCATTATATGTTAATGGTCAGTTAGGTGGTAATAAAACCATTTTTGTAAAAGAAGGAATTTATGATATTTCCATTTACACTCTTTATGATAATGTAACAGTTATCGGACAATATAATAAAACTGTATTTAGACAAACTATGGGTAAAATGGGTATGTTCATGATTGATCAAGGAACCAGAGCTAATTTTACCAATATTACATTTATTAATGGATACACAACACCTAATCCTTATTCCTTACTTACAATAAGATATAATTCTGTAGTTAATATTGATAACTGTATCTTCAGGAATAATACTTGTCTTAGTGGTGGAGCTATAGCAGTATCTCAGGGAGCTATTGCAAATATTAATAATTCAATATTTGAAAATAACAAAGCTATTCTGATAACTTCTGAAGGTGGAGCAATATGGGTATATGAAGCTACTTTAAATGTTTATAATTCATTATTCTACAATAATACTGCATGTGACGGAGGAGCAATATACTTTGGCCATGGTTCTCTTTCCCGTATTGTAAATACAACCTTTGACAACAATACTGCATATAAAACCACTCTTACTATAGGTGGTGGGGGAGCTATTTATGCAACTTCTCAGGTAGATATTACAATAGACAATTCTACATTTGTAAATAATTACGCTGACTTAAATGCAGGTGCAATTTTCCTTGATGGCTCAAATATGACCATTACCAAATCATACTTTGAAAATAATATGGTTAAAAATGATGGTACTGCAAAAGCTACAGATATTGGTTCTGATCAGACATATCCTGTTTTTTTAAATGTAACTTACAGTGTATTCATCCCTAAAAATTCATATCTTTATCAAATTTCATTATCCGGATATGCTGATGAATATTATGTAGATATTGACGGTAATTATTGGGGAAGTAACTCAAAAGGAAGGTCTAATGAACCTATCCATAATTGGGTAATTATCCAGGCTAGCACTGATGATTCCCTTATTGAAGTTGGAGATAATGCTGTGATAACTGTTGAATTTAAAGGTAAATCTCAGGAGGGTATTTTTGATTTAAATGGAAGTGTACATGACTTTAATGTTGATTTAACTCCTAGTTTAAATAATGTAAATCCTGCAGCTGTAACTATTGTTGATAATGTAGCTAAAACTAATTATACAGCTGCTAAAGAGGGATTAGAAAAAATAAACTTTACTGATGTCAATAATAAAGTAGTTTATGTTTATTCCTTTGATGTAGAAAAACACATTGACAGGACCAATTCCACTTTAACTGCTGATAATCTTGTAATGTATTATTTAGATGGTTCTAAATTCATAGCTAAATTAGTAGATGTTAACGGTACTCCAATAGCTGATGCAACTGTTAAATTCATAATTAATGGTGTAACTTATGAAAGGATTACTGATGCAAACGGTACTGCCAGCTTAAACATAAAACTGCTGGACGGTTTGTATAATATAACTTCTGTATTTGAAGGAAACAGATATTCTTACGGATCTTCTGTTAATAACACTATTTCAGTTAAACCGGTAGCTACTTCAATGACTGTATCTGCATCTGACATTTTTGTTGGTGATGAAGCAGTTATTACAGCAAAATTAAATGTAACTGAAGGTATTGTATTATTTAATGTAAATGGAGCTACCCAGTATGTAAATGTAACTGATGGTATAGCTACTTTAAGATTAAATAATTTAGCTAACGGTGTATATAATGTAACTGCAAAATATGATAAATTCAAAGGATATTTAGGATGTGAAAATGTCACTTCATTTACTGTAAATAAAGTAAGTAACTATAAATTTAATGCTAGTGTAAATGATGTTAAAATAGGTGAGGATGTAACTGTTAATGTAGAATTACCTGTCGATGCAACTGGTGATGTTGTAGCTATTGTAAATGATAAAAATTACACAGCTAAAGCAGTTGATGGTAGTGCTAATATAACTATTTCCGGATTAAGTACTGGTAATTATAATATTGCTATAACTTATAATGGTGACGGTAAATACACTAAAAATACTATTAATAAAACTGTAAATGTTAATAAAAATAATGTTAATTTCATTGTTGCAGATTTGGAAAAATATATGGGAGGCAGTGAAAAATTAGAAGCTATCTTACTTGATGTTAATGGCAAGGCTATTGTTAATGGAACAGTTATATTTACTATTAATGGTAAAGACTATGTTAAATATACTAATGAGAATGGTAGTGCATTTATGAATATTGGTTTAAAAACAGGTATCTATAATGTATCTGTTAAGTTCAACGGAACCAAAGATTATAATTCTGCTGCTGTTAATGCTACTGTAACTGTCAAATCAACTGTTATTGGTCATGATATTGTTAAAATGTTTAGAAATGGAACTCAATATTCTGCACTATTTTTAGATGGCAACGGTAATGCTTTAGTAAACACTACTGTTAAGTTTAACATTAATGGTGTTTTCTATACTAAATCTACCAATGATAAAGGTATAGCTACTTTAAACATCCAACTGCTTCCTAAAGAATATATCATAACCAACTATAACCTTGTTACCGGTGAGGAAAACTCAAATAAAGTAACTGTCAAATCGTTACTTGTAGATAACCATAATCTGGTTAAATATTACTTAAATGAATCCAGCTATACTCTTAAAGTAATTGGTAAAGACGGTAAAGTAGCAGCTGGTCAGGAAGTAACCTTCAACATCAACGGAGTATTCTATCAAAGAGTATCTAATGATGATGGAGTTGTCAGTTTAGGTATTAAGTTACGTCCGTGTACCTACATTGTAACTGCTGAATATGAAGGCTGCTGGGTATCTAACAACATTACAGTATTGCCAACTTTAATTACTAAAGATCTTGACATGAAATACTTAGACGGTAGCAATTTCACTGCACAAACATTAGACGGTCAAGGCAAAGCATTAGCTAAGCAGAACATATCATTTAATGTAAATGGTGTATTCTACCATAAAACAACAGATGAAAACGGTATAGCTAACTTGAATATACGTTTAAATCCAGGTAAATATATCATTACTTCTATCTGGAATGAATACCAGGTTGGAAACAATATTACAATTAAATCTTAA
- the cca gene encoding CCA tRNA nucleotidyltransferase → MDYKHILNEIKPSKEESREILKTSDKLITYLNEVCKDEGINARASLVGSVAKKTYLSGKSDIDIFISFPLDVDVLQLKETGLYLGYKCSDYFNGKASEHYASHPYVTSQINGFEVDFVPCYEIEDGSQLKSAVDRTILHTKYIKSHLKHNQNEEVLLLKRFMDMTGTYGSEFKVGGFAGYLCELLILKYETFENTLKEASKWRYGHTIDLEGYNTADLFNDPLIVIDPTDMNRNVGAALRLDKMAEFIQSARNYLASNNKKDYFFPVANKFTKDEILDEFQKRGSDVIAVKFNIPDIPLDTLHPQLRKTTESLAEKLNDEDFSVYQSDYWSDEENTAVLFFEMSVSRLNNTKIHYGPKVFVKKGSQNFINKHGIENCYILNDFVVSKIPREFITASDFINYVLTYENISLIKVGKNLLDNIIDSYELLSLDELDLNNESFVTFLDDFLNPNKYLFR, encoded by the coding sequence ATGGATTATAAACATATTTTAAATGAAATTAAACCTTCAAAAGAGGAAAGTAGGGAAATTCTTAAGACTTCAGATAAATTAATCACTTATTTAAATGAAGTTTGTAAAGATGAAGGAATCAATGCCCGTGCTTCACTTGTAGGTTCTGTAGCTAAAAAAACTTATTTAAGTGGAAAATCAGACATTGATATTTTTATTTCCTTTCCTTTAGATGTAGATGTTTTACAGCTTAAGGAAACAGGTTTATATTTAGGATATAAATGCAGTGATTATTTTAATGGAAAAGCTAGTGAACATTATGCATCTCATCCATATGTAACTAGTCAGATTAATGGTTTTGAAGTGGATTTTGTTCCATGTTATGAAATTGAAGACGGAAGTCAGCTGAAATCTGCAGTTGACAGGACAATTTTACATACCAAATATATTAAATCTCATTTAAAACACAATCAAAACGAGGAAGTTCTTCTTTTAAAAAGATTTATGGACATGACTGGAACATACGGCTCTGAATTTAAAGTAGGTGGCTTTGCAGGTTATCTGTGTGAACTGCTGATTTTAAAATATGAAACCTTTGAAAACACTTTAAAAGAAGCTTCAAAATGGAGATATGGTCATACTATTGATTTGGAAGGTTATAATACTGCAGATTTGTTTAATGACCCGTTAATTGTAATAGATCCAACTGACATGAATCGTAATGTTGGGGCTGCATTAAGATTAGATAAAATGGCTGAATTTATCCAGTCTGCAAGAAATTATTTGGCCAGCAATAATAAAAAAGACTATTTTTTCCCGGTAGCTAATAAATTCACTAAGGATGAAATTTTAGATGAATTCCAAAAAAGAGGCAGTGATGTAATAGCTGTTAAATTTAATATTCCTGACATTCCTTTAGATACCCTTCATCCTCAGCTTAGAAAAACAACTGAGTCTTTAGCTGAGAAATTAAATGATGAAGATTTTTCTGTTTACCAATCTGATTACTGGAGTGATGAGGAAAATACAGCAGTTTTATTTTTTGAAATGAGTGTGTCCAGGTTAAACAATACAAAAATCCATTATGGTCCAAAGGTTTTTGTTAAAAAAGGCTCACAAAACTTTATAAATAAACATGGAATTGAAAACTGCTATATTTTAAATGATTTTGTAGTTTCTAAAATCCCTAGGGAATTTATAACAGCTTCTGATTTTATTAATTATGTTTTAACTTATGAGAATATTTCTTTAATAAAAGTAGGTAAAAATCTTTTAGATAATATAATTGATAGCTATGAACTGCTTTCATTAGATGAGCTGGACTTAAATAATGAAAGTTTCGTGACTTTTTTAGATGATTTTTTAAATCCCAACAAATATTTATTCAGATAA